In Gopherus flavomarginatus isolate rGopFla2 chromosome 1, rGopFla2.mat.asm, whole genome shotgun sequence, a single genomic region encodes these proteins:
- the OMP gene encoding olfactory marker protein, which produces MAGDASELEFLFVQDVQLTKCMRLRAQSLQQRNERPQDGEKLLRPNEYIYRVDFIRQHNLHFLHWKIQMEKAGKVMVTGTSQHWTPDLTNLMNRQLLEPVGIFWKKPGTKEVECNEADAQEFGERLMELAKIRKVMYFLLSFTDGLDPAHLKCSVVFKA; this is translated from the coding sequence aTGGCTGGCGACGCGTCGGAGCTTGAGTTCCTCTTCGTCCAGGACGTCCAGCTCACCAAGTGCATGCGGCTGCGAGCGCAGAGCCTCCAGCAGAGGAACGAGCGGCCGCAGGATGGCGAGAAGCTGCTGCGGCCCAACGAGTACATCTACCGGGTGGATTTCATCCGGCAGCACAAccttcacttcctgcactggaAGATCCAGATGGAGAAAGCGGGGAAGGTGATGGTGACGGGCACCTCCCAGCACTGGACGCCCGACCTCACCAACCTCATGAACAGGCAGCTGCTGGAGCCGGTGGGCATCTTCTGGAAGAAGCCAGGGACCAAGGAAGTGGAGTGTAACGAGGCAGATGCCCAGGAATTCGGGGAGAGGCTGATGGAGCTAGCCAAGATCCGCAAGGTGATGTACTTCCTCCTTTCCTTCACCGATGGCCTTGACCCGGCCCACCTCAAGTGCTCTGTAGTGTTCAAAGCCTGA